The following coding sequences are from one Stigmatopora nigra isolate UIUO_SnigA chromosome 10, RoL_Snig_1.1, whole genome shotgun sequence window:
- the mych gene encoding myelocytomatosis oncogene homolog produces the protein MLQSFGSQSCNWVCTEPLLFDDEFYQSLMTELQSLPTPPQSPPAKEGAGKPLSKGDQLSYVSDMLLEDGDMRLDWNCAFIHEGGGGGGGGGRPRGPPDEEDEGLWRCLVAEDKLTAAASVLGSSPLLSDMDTGIFEGLAGSTLDCQNLMENRETGEATSDYSSTGGDVSTYSSSDSDEEIDVVTVGHCPPSPARRRRRQRPSDVPDDPDDDDDDDDDDDEEEARRALRRHRFEIQLQHNYAAPRPASPPPPPSTSSSHRRPAPTTRHPSSSRHPTETEDEEERRRTHNVMERQRRNELKNCFLRLRDNIPELSRNDKASKVVILKKARDCIHGLEGHARRLTARREKLRAKQEELKARLQRAKRC, from the exons ATGTTGCAAAGCTTCGGCAGCCAGTCCTGCAACTGGGTTTGCACCGAGCCACTTCTCTTTGACGACGAGTTTTACCAGAGCCTGATGACCGAACTGCAGTCGCTGCCCACGCCGCCTCAGTCGCCGCCCGCCAAGGAGGGTGCCGGCAAGCCGCTATCCAAGGGCGACCAATTGAGCTACGTCTCCGACATGTTGCTGGAGGACGGCGACATGCGCCTCGACTGGAACTGCGCCTTCATCCACGagggtggtggcggcggcggtggtggggGACGCCCTCGCGGACCCCCCGACGAAGAGGACGAGGGCTTGTGGCGCTGCCTAGTGGCGGAGGACAAGCTAACGGCGGCGGCGTCCGTGTTGGGCTCCAGCCCGCTGCTGTCCGACATGGACACGGGCATTTTTGAGGGTCTGGCCGGCTCCACGCTGGACTGCCAGAACCTGATGGAGAACCGGGAGACGGGCGAGGCCACCTCCGACTACAGCTCCACCGGGGGCGACGTGTCCACCTACTCGTCCAGCGACTCCG ACGAAGAAATCGATGTTGTGACAGTAGGACACTGCCCCCCAAGCCCCGCCCGCCGGCGTCGTCGCCAACGCCCCAGCGACGTGCCCGACGACcccgacgatgatgatgacgacgacgacgatgacgacgaagaAGAAGCACGCCGAGCCCTCCGTCGCCACCGCTTCGAAATCCAACTCCAACACAACTACGCGGCGCCACGACCGGCCtccccgccgccaccgccatcaacatcgtcATCCCACCGCCGCCCGGCGCCAACCACCCGCCACCCCTCGTCGTCGCGGCACCCCACCGAGACGGAAGACGAAGAAGAGCGGCGGCGGACGCACAACGTGATGGAACGCCAGCGGCGCAACGAGCTGAAGAACTGCTTCCTGCGTCTGCGCGACAACATCCCCGAGCTATCTCGCAACGACAAGGCGTCCAAGGTGGTCATCCTCAAGAAAGCCAGGGACTGCATCCACGGTTTGGAAGGCCACGCCCGCCGCCTGACGGCACGCCGAGAAAAGCTCCGCGCCAAGCAAGAGGAGCTCAAGGCCCGCCTCCAACGCGCCAAACGATGCTaa
- the LOC144203463 gene encoding uncharacterized protein LOC144203463, giving the protein MVYLNVLETMYILDTDMECLPRAYSYFDDEEFCQSLLKDLQQVARSPSVKTGLVSDVPQVDECEEAETSWNCSFSPSDDDDDASLSYSSSSEDDTEDDTEEDTEGDMEEDVEEDVKEDVEENVEEDVEEDVEKEVEKDMEEDVEENLEDTKGVPTSEEKSAPSDEDVESPEDYQEPVASQETDDYTSDYCSSGDGSSSESEEIDVVSIGQRPLPPTPLLLEIQQQHNYAAPPPKSRPQRHHVHMARTSSSHADSHDRRQTHTALERKRRDEMRIYFWRLRDSIPELRGNNRAPKIIILNRARDLIRDLEARAYRLGAMRYALRAKRKEMRERLAYFTGAPLS; this is encoded by the exons ATGGTTTATTTGAACGTGTTG GAAACCATGTATATTCTGGATACGGACATGGAGTGTCTCCCACGGGCTTACTCTTACTTTGACGATGAGGAGTTCTGCCAAAGCTTGCTGAAGGACTTGCAGCAGGTCGCCCGGTCGCCTTCTGTCAAGACCGGCTTGGTGTCCGACGTCCCCCAGGTGGACGAATGCGAGGAGGCGGAGACGAGCTGGAACTGCAGCTTCTCCCCATcggatgacgatgatgatgctAGCCTGAGCTATTCTTCCTCGTCTGAGGACGACACGGAGGACGACACAGAGGAGGACACGGAGGGTGACATGGAGGAAGACGTGGAGGAAGACGTAAAGGAAGATGTAGAGGAAAACGTAGAGGAAGACGTAGAGGAAGATGTGGAGAAAGAGGTGGAGAAAGACATGGAGGAAGACGTGGAAGAAAACTTGGAGGACACAAAAGGGGTACCCACCTCGGAGGAGAAGTCGGCGCCGTCGGACGAGGACGTGGAGTCCCCCGAGGACTACCAGGAGCCAGTGGCGAGCCAGGAGACGGACGACTACACGTCGGACTACTGCTCCTCCGGAGACGGGTCGTCCAGCGAATCTG AGGAAATCGACGTGGTCTCCATTGGACAGCGCCCTCTACCGCCCACTCCCCTCCTCCTGGAGATTCAGCAGCAGCACAACTACGCCGCTCCTCCACCGAAGTCCCGCCCCCAGCGCCACCACGTCCACATGGCACGCACCTCATCGTCCCACGCCGATTCCCACGACCGGCGGCAGACGCACACGGCGTTGGAACGCAAGCGGCGCGACGAGATGCGAATCTACTTCTGGCGTCTCCGAGACTCCATCCCGGAATTGCGTGGCAACAACAGGGCGCCCAAGATCATCATCCTGAACCGGGCTCGGGATTTGATCCGTGACTTGGAGGCGCGAGCCTACCGGTTGGGCGCCATGCGATACGCCTTACGAGCCAAGCGGAAGGAAATGAGGGAGCGATTGGCGTACTTCACGGGGGCGCCACTGTCGTGA
- the romo1 gene encoding reactive oxygen species modulator 1, whose protein sequence is MPVSVAPYGHGQAQPSCFDRVKMGFMMGFAVGMAAGAMFGTFSCLRIGMRGRELMGGVGKTMMQSGGTFGTFMAIGMGIRC, encoded by the exons ATGCCTGTGAGTGTAGCACCGTACGGCCACGGTCAGGCCCAGCCCAGCTGTTTTGACAGGGTCAAAATGGGATTCATGATGGGCTTCGCTGTGGGAATGGCCGCCGGGGCTATGTTCGGAACTTTCTCCTGTCTCAG AATCGGCATGCGAGGTCGAGAACTGATGGGAGGAGTCGGCAAGACCATGATGCAAAGCGGCGGGACATTCGGAACCTTCATGGCTATTGGGATGGGAATTCGCTGCTGA